Below is a window of Drosophila nasuta strain 15112-1781.00 chromosome X, ASM2355853v1, whole genome shotgun sequence DNA.
CgcaattcatttgtttataaCTATTTCGAAATAATCTAATAATCATGCAAAAATTGCCGTAATTTGCCAATCAGCATTGAAACAGagaacagaaacagaagccCGAAGCCTGAAGCCAGAAGCCATTGCGGCAATAAACCGAAACGCGCGcctaacaataaaaaaaaaacacaaaacgcaTCATCTGGACATTCTAACGAACCAATCAACGCACTCAACGACCACGACCCAAAtccagatacagatacaaatactgACACAGATGCAGTTGCAAATGCAGCTCATAGATACAAGCGATTTGAATTCAACAGCTACGCAGCAAAATGTTAAagatacattcaaaataaaataaatatctaaGTTGAAACTTTTGTATAGAAATTATAatgattcaattaaaattttaatgattccattatactttatatatgaAAGTATCTACTTACTAATTCAatacaaaaagtatttaatatagttttaatAAAGAAAGTATCTTACTACTTCAATACAGATTGAATTCAACATTGATTCAATATAGAAAGTATCTTACTACTTCAATATagattatatttaatacaataatataagtaaatacttttgtaaaGAAAGTATATtgattacattaaaattatgattCCATTATTCTTTATATGTGAAAGTATCTACTTACTACTTCAATATAGATTCAATATAGAAAGTATCTTACTACTTCAATATAGATTGTATTCAATATAGATTCAATATAGAAAGTATCTTACTACTTCAACATAGATTGTATTCAATATAGAAAGTATCTTTATAGTTACTTTTCGATGCACGAATATAGACATAAACTAATATGCGCAAAAATTGacattgttataaataaatctatagACTCAGAGGCACTAAAACACTGCTATAGATTTTATCTACAAGCACTtctaaatatacttaaatgaATTGGCAAATAAGTTGGTTTCGGATCTAGTCAACGCTATAGTATATGTTAGATATACTGATATACTTAAGTATCGATATATGTAGATTGCTGctgaaaaataaacatctaCAGATGCATCACCACTAGAAAGATATAGTTAACTTATATATGAAGACATATCTAATTTGTTGTGAGGAAATTTATTGAGTCTGTAAAACTTGATTTGCAagcttaattaataatataacatatataatatatataataatattcctATAGGAATTTTtagattttgtatttattgtgaGGTATAAATTGAAGCCAAAGTTTCCAAATAGTGTAGATTTGTAGCTGAAGTCGGATAGATTTTTATAGAAGGGAATATAGCTATAAATGTAGACATATCAATATCGATGGATAACAATAGCTTTATATACCATAAACAGATACAAACATATCTTCACTCTTGGAAATATCTACAGCTAAAGATACATAGCGAGATAGATTTGTAGCTGAAATGCGTAGTGTTTGTTGATCATTTGAAATGCTGCGTGGGGCTGCGTGAGGCATGAATACGTATGGGGGGAGAGGGCAAAGTGAATGCGGAGGGGGGAGTAAGCTGAGTCCAGTGGCCTTCAGCGATCAATGTCATTTCGTTTGATTCCATTAAAGTGcgaccccaaaaaaaataagagccGAGAACTGCGAGCTGCGAGCTGTGAACTAAAATGTGCGCAACGAGGGcgagaacagcagcaacaaaagcaacaacaacaacaaatgaaacgAGCTGTGTTGAAGCGAAAGTGTAAATGGCAAAGCAAGCGTTGGGGAGAAGGGGGGAACGTGAAAGGGAAATGAGGATGGAAATGGATGTTGGCTCTGGCTGTGGAATCAATCGCAACACACAAAACCCTTTCGCCACATCACGTCCCTTTTTAGCCTAAACGTGGAGGTTGAGTTCGAGTTCAGTCGAGTTGCTTTCCcaagtcgagttgagttgagttgagctgagttgagttgagctgagtcGCAGGTGCGTAAGTTAACAGCTCCATTGACTACAGCCACATaatttatcttatttttaGCCTGGCCCGAAAGTTTGCCCCTCCCCCCTCCGCCCCTGCGCACCTCTTGCCACGCCGCTATACAAATTTCAGCAAACGCTTTGGCATAACTTTGACTTGGCTTATAAATGTCGAACGATTTATTTGCGGCTGTTTGCACAGGTACGCGCGACCCCCTATTAAAGCGAGAGcagatacacatacataccatatatatggcatactatacatatatatatactatatatagctgatatatagtatatgcgCTGACGTAGCTAACAAAGTGcttcaaatttgtttactgCACAAACGGGTAGAAAAAGCGAAAAAGGAGCAGAGGGAAAAAAACTTTGAATTGCTTTTGGACAGCGTGGCAGGTGGGCGTATGTTTGAGGTAATTGGGCGTGGCAATGCCACTTGCACATGCTACAAGCATTGATAGCAAGCTCTCGCCTCACCTCGACTCGCATGAAGTGCGAATGCCAACGCCATCAGACAgactacaacaactacgaaGCATGCTACAGTGGAGTGTGCTCgtcttttatattttctgaaATCTAGTTAATATAcccaaaaatagcaaaatatatttggtatatactaaaatatatgaaagcctttattttatatattgatataccataaTCTACAATATAGGGTTAATTTCTTATAGtaccaaaatacaaaaatatactaaaggctgtatttggtatattggtatactaTAAGTTTTAAAATAGAGTCTATTTGatgtagtctctgagatccaggtATTAATACGGACAGTTGGACATTGTTACTTTCATTCGGCTGATCGAGAATTTACATACTTCATAGTGTCTTCtgtaggcacaaagttataataccctttctGCCCTTCGgatatcgggtataaaaaggagagagagataaaaaAGTGCGAAAGGGAGAGTTGGAGTTTGCCACTTTAATGGTCCACTCTGGtgcaaaatgaatgaataagtgaatgcagctgcagcacaaacaaacaaacaaacaaacaagcatacgcggcgtatgcgcaatactCAAACGCACTACGCAAtctgcaatgcaatgcaatgcacgATGCGAGGCACGTCTTAGACGCCGCTGTTGTACTTTCTACACGCTTACGTGCTGTGGATGGCCGAGCAATGAAGCCGAGCAAGTAAATCCAGTCAACGAATCGCTCCATACTCTCACTCACAAAGCATTGGAGTTGTGAATTCATTCGTTGTCATCTCATTCATGAATCACTGACTCAAACAGGTATATTTCAatgcatttttgttgtattcaatTGAGATTTTAATTATACACCAGAGAGATATTCTGAAAAACTTGAAGAGAGCATCACGTAGCCTGTCAGCAATGTGACAAATGAAACACAAAGCCGCGCGTTGTTATTAATGATTATACAAGAAGTTTCTTTTCGCTAGCTGCACATCatataaacttaaatataaattaaagataagcataaacttaacttaacacactgcacaaaaaaaaaaacattacatccacagacaaaaaaaaaaacaaacttaaacttaaagtTAAGAGCTAGAAATTGTAATAGAAATTGAGTACAATAGTTGACAATGTTGATTGCTTCATCTAGCTAAAGTAATTTAAGAGCGTGCACTTGACATTGGTGCAGTCCGGCAGTGAAGTGAACAGAACACAGGATAACTTGTAGTCGTGAATGTATTCGCAAGTGGGAAAGCTGCAAGAAATGCAAAGCCATTAGAATATAGGAAAAGAATAAAACCTAAAAATAATCATTGCTTTGTGCAGAATTATGAGCTATTAAATTTTCAGAGACTTTGAAACATAGAAACATAGACGATAGTTATGCAAATTTTAGGAAgtgtataaaatacaatataaggATGAAACGCAAATAAATGTCATAAAATTGTCAGAAACTATTGAAAATATGATATGAAATactaccaaaaataaaagtcatGAAATATTCAGAAACTTTAAAACATATGTATTcgaactaaacaaaaaaatatcatGAAATTGAATAGAgaatataatatgttattaGCCTGAAGAAACACTAATAAATATCATGAAATTTTTGGGAAATGCAAAAGATATGATATAAGAATGAAACACTATCAAATGTCAAGAAATAATCAGGAACTATAGAAGAtgtaatatgaaaatgaaacaaaaagaaatgtgaTGTCATTTTCAGAAACTTTAGAAGAACTTTGCTAACTCGCTCGATAATCCGCCGATTGTCAtgaaatttttagaatttataaaAGATGTAACATGAGAAAGAAATACGAGCAAGTGTCACGAAACTGTAAAGAACTTTGAATGATATGTGAAccaaactaaataaaacacatGAAATTGTATCGCTTGATAGTCAGCCGATTGtcatgaaattttcagaaattgGAGAAGATATAATATGAGAATGAATTCAATTATCAGGAACTATacaattaatacaaataaatatcatGAGATTGTCAGAAGCAACAGAAAATAGTATGTGAGAATGAAACACGATCAAATGTTATGAAATTGTCAGGAACTATAAAAGTTGTGATATGagaaccaaacaaaaaaagtcaCGAAATTGTAAAGAAACCgtataaaaattcataaaattatttgcaattatagAAGATATCATATAATAATGAACAAATGGAATAAAATTGTCGGGAACTAGAAAATATGATTTGCTATCATGATCTATATAAGTTATGATATGAGGATGAAATGACAAAAAAGACGTCATGAAATTTGCAGTCATGATAGAGAATGTTATATAAAAGTGATTAAATGGAATCGTTGAGAAATTTTTAACAGTTCTTTGAGCACACTTCTCCCCAACATTTGCAGGGTATACAAAGCAGTAGGGCAGTTAATGTTTTATGTTTGATGTTTGTGTGGAATGCGTTGTTGGGTCGAACAGAGATTCGCTTACTTTATTGTAAAGAACCAAGTGCACTTGAAGTTACACAGTATGCCATACGGTTTCTTTAGCTGCTCCTTCTTGTTGACAATGGTGTTCTGCAGGTTGTAGCCATCGTAGCGTCGCCAGCAGTGATTAATGTTGCCTGCGAACGAGAATGAGAACAAAAGGAGGGAacgagaaagaaagagaagggAGAGGGGGAGATGAAAGATGGCTTGATTGAAAATGGGTTTGACTTTGGcttctcgctctctgtctacGTTACGTCGTATGTGATGACTGCCGCCATGATGATGGAAATCTCGTCCTTCCAGCTGGCTGCCATGGCCATTGGTGGCATCGACGCCGCCAAGCACGAAGCTGACGCCCGCTCTTGAGCCGCCAAAGAGCAGCAGATACCAAAGTATCAGCGAACTAACGATGAAGATGTAAGTCACTAATTTGGCCATTTCCGTTTCGCCGTTTTTTCCCCGCGCGCGCCTCCGtcctctctccttctctctcactctcttttactatctgtctgtctctttctttctctctctagctgtctctttctctggcTGCTCTGAGGACGGCGCGTCTTCGTCGGTTTCGCTTTCTCAGCGGTCGCCTCTTAAATGCACTTTGCACTTTACACTTTGTACACTCACTTTTcccttgtttttctttctacACTTTCCTAAATCCCTAactatgtgtgtttgtgtgtgtctctactttgtgtgtgtgtgtgtgtgtatgtgtgtgctatgGCTGTCGCTTTCGTTGCCGCTGCGAATGTCGCCCCTGCACTGAATACATTTTCTGAAAAAGTGAATTTGTTTTGGCTCCAAGCAGCTCTCGTTGTCCACTCTGATTCTCTGCTTCTCCGATTCTGATTTTGATTCGCTCTTTCAAATTTGCTCCTCACTTTTTTACACATTTCGGtcacaattctttttttttccgttgtttttttgcctttttttttttttttgttgttatttctatttgtattcatttttttattcttttttttcggtcaTCATTCATGAACCTATTCAATTTGAGTGAGAGTACTCTGGTCACTCGGTACTCGGTACTcggcattttgtttgctgctggtcTGTCACTCATTTCgctaatttaaataatcaacaacGGTGAATTACCCCAACGTCTCTTCCCCTTCCTCTTGCCCCTATGCTCctctctgttgctgttgctgctacggTTGTTGCATCCCCATCGTGGGGCAGTCAACGCACCCGATGCGAAGCCCGCGGCATCTAAATTTAGCTCTGACTGTGTTAAGGCCACTTTGCGTGCTACTTTTATCGCCCTACTATCGATTGCTACTTACTGTTATCGAGTCTCATCAATTTCGTTTTGCTGTCTGCAAAACAAATGTGCAAGCTATCGTTACTCCTTCTGCACTACTTCGCTTTCAACATACTTTTATCGATAACGAATTGCGATTGCCTACTACTATTATCGATTATTAATGATATTCATCGATTTCTACGCGACTATCGATTATTATTTACCTAGTGCTATAATAAGATACATGTGCTTCTTCTACTCGTCTATTAATCTCAACATGCTTCTATCGATAACGAATTTCTATTGCCTAACTTTATTATcgattattaaatatgttcaTCGATTTCGACTCGAGTATCGATTATTCTATGCCTAGTGTGAAAGAAGAGTTACAGACTGTCAGGGTTTCTTTGGCACTACTATCGATTTCGATATGTTATCGCCAAACACTGTTATTCGATTATCGATTCTCGACTTTTTCTACAATCGATAACTATCAATAAGTAATCGGAAGCAGCCAATTGTTATCGAAATTGAATTAGTTGTCGATGTTCAGCATATAGTGTTATCGATTGACTTTCACCTATCGATTTCGATATATTACCAAGCACTGCTATCGATTATTAGTTCATTTGATCGATGTATTCTCTCTCTAAAATCGATAACTACCAATCAGTAATCGGAAACAACTTATTCTTATCACCACTCTCTACAATCGATAGGAATTAATCAGTTATCGGAAACAACTTATTGTTATCGAAAtagcattatttatttatgttcgCCATGTAATGTTATCGGTTGCTGCTTGCTTTAGTTAACCTATCAATAGCAAATACTGTAAAATTACAACGTGGTCAACAAAAGCTAAGCACGAATTTGTTATCGAGACGATAACATGACTATCGATATACAATCATATGTTAAAAgctttttgaataatttatcaaGATAGCTAAAGAAAGTAAAGTTACTATCgatttactatcgatagttcttCAGCATCGTAGAGCATTAAAGGGAAATGCAGTTcgtgaatatgaatatgaaaatctCCTTTGTGACATTGCCGCAAATGAGAAATGAAAAGTTTGTGCAGCTCTCCCTTTCCTACCGTCTGCAAACTTAAACATCGAATGGAGAGCGTGAAGAAGAGGAAgggaaagaagaagaaaggaAGGAACATGTTGCAGCATGTCTTGAAGACACTCGACACGCGCCACATTCATGAGGCTGGGGGAACTTCATAGAGATTCGGTTGGACGTTGACAGCTGCAGCTAGTCAAAgtgtaataaattaaaaatttatttaactgcagttgacaatttatttgcatttaatttaccACAAAAGCTGAAGCGAGCACAAGAGGggcacaaaaagaaaaaaaaaaagaaagcagagCTCAAGCGAAAGGATGAACAAGGGATCCAAAAGACTGGCGACTGGTGGCACTCAAAGGGCTGAAAAGAGATgcagaggggagagagagagaaagagaaagagagagagatgaaatTTGCGGGTTTGTCAGTTGGCTTCTACAATGTGGTTAtggttatgtgtgtgtggcaaaggcaaaggcaaaggcagcggcaagtggcaagaaacgaaatgaaacgaaacgcaatgaaatgaaatgaatgtcGCTGAATGAatatatgaatgaatgaatgactgactgactgcatGCATAACTAACACGAAGAAaactcagcttcagcttcagctacagctacagcgaCAAAGGCGACGCATGTTTCACATACCAACCACACACATGAGTGTTGTCTCCTCCCCCACTCTTCCCTCTTTGCTCCCCTCTTTGCTGTCTGGTTGAGCGGAACTGCAGCTCAACGGGCTGAATGAAGTGTTTGGCAACACTTTAACttgattaaaaatttaatagcCAGCAGGGTAAACATTTCATCAGTTGccaactctctctctgcctTTGTTCTTCGTCTGTCTGTTCAATTGTGCAGCTTGCCACAACATTTGCTTGTCGATTGTCTTGGATTCAGAGCTTTGCTAAAGCAGAGCTAAGCTTTAATAGCAGCGACTAACTAAATCATAAGCGAGCAAGCTCAACGCAAGCTTTTCGCTTTCTAGACTCTTCGAAATGTTCGAGAGTCGATCGAGATGTTGTTGTCGACAAcgacattattattattattattgagtttaattgtgcaaacattttaaatacaattcgcagcaataaaaacagaGTCAGCAGAGAAGCATCCcacaagtggcaagtggcaagcagcaaacagcaagcagcaagtggCGAGTCAATGGATGAGTCGAGTCCATGATAAACTCGCTGACCcgagcaaacaacaacaagagaccGATGCCGACAGTGCGCCTTCAATTAAATAGTAATACATAATAATCAACAACAGAACGCaatacagcagcaacactacaacacactcacacacacacacacacacacacacacaaccttAGGCAAGAAACTATAAAATAGGAAATaggaaaaaacacaaaaacaaaaatatagaaaacaattaagaaatcGAAAGTCGAGTGTGGACGAGCATGGAATACtctcaaatattttacaagCTTCGATCAGACTGATTGATGTACGCTTGACTGAACCATATCAAAAGaacatcaatcaatcaatcattgaTTTTCTAACTGAAGgaaattaactaaattaatgaaatgattgactgattgattgtTTGATGCATTAACTGAGAAAACATAATGGTTagttgattgactgattgatgaATTTGTAAAGTGATATCATTActtgattgatttattaagTATTGCTTGACTGATTAACTATTAACTGTGAATACAACATTAATTATTGATCATTTGGTTGATTGAATGATTGACGTATTAACTGATTCAAACCAATGCTTGATTGAGTGAAAGTAATGCTTGATTGATTAATGCATTTACAAAATGTTGACATTGCTTGATTGATTGAATAAGTATTTcctgattgattgactgactgatgtTTAGGAACCTTAATTATTGATCATTGGATTGATTGATCATTATCTGACTTAAAGTAATGCGTGActgtttaaataattcatacaTTTGCAATGTGATATCATTGCATGAATTATTGATGGATTAACTGATTTGGTATTGcttgactgattgattgattgactgactgactgatgtTTAACTGAATAAGTATTACTTGACTAATTAACATTAACTGGTTGAAAGCATTGCTTGTCCGATTGATGcatttaaaactaataaaaaataatttgtaatgtaTACTAGAGTTGTTTTCTCTGCAGAACTCATTGAATGAGTCAATAATtagtttaatatttgattGGGTGATTACTTGAATGATTGATTGAATCAATGAATACTTGCGTGATTGAAGGATTTTCAcgtatataaattgaataaaaaactTGTATATTAAATGAGTTGTTGATTGACATGTGATTAATGCATATCAACAACAAGCGAGAATTGCTTTGATTGATGAAGGGTAACTTATATGCGGCATATGTTTCAGCTTGATTGAAAATCTTGAGTGAGCAGCGAATGTATCCGCGCTGTGAAGTGTATGAAAAACAAACCAATTGATGAATCTAAGCCACAAAGGAGAACAACACGAGCCAGAGAagaacagcaatagcaatagcaacaagtGACCGAAATAATAACAcagatgtcgatgtcgatgacgatgacgatgatgatgttgatgatgatttcGATGGCATCTTCGGTTTTCGCTGGCTTCGTTTCCCGCGACGTTCTCCCAAGTGGGACACTTGGCGAGTTTTTTAGATCGCAAAGCGACAGCTGGCTGGCAGTTTGGTTTCGAACACGAAAGCGTAGCGTCACACAATATGTTGTTGAAGGAACGTTTAGGGAGCAAATCGACAGTGAGTCTCATCTTTGCTAGCTTCTCGCTGTGTCTGCTGCTCCACATGACGGAGGTGAGTGGCTATCGCGCCCTGATTCCCGTCGATCCAGGTACGAACGAACATGATTGATTTGCCAGCCAAAAACCACTAAGCTgactgcctctctctctcctctctcatCTCTCTCCGCTTCTGTAGCGAATCCCGGCAAATGCGTTTATCGCAGCGAAGTGCTGCAGCTGGGCGTCAACAATGGCATCCCGCCCTGCCAGCGTTTGACGTGCCACGAGGATGGCTCCATACTTATCGAGGGGTGAGTCTGGCCATGGGCACACAATAGACAATCGAACAGCACACAGAGagacgaacagacagacaaacggacggacagacagacgaacagaGAACGCACAAACATTCGAAATGTTTTGCACTGATAAGACGCCAACGCTAATGCTGACAACAgagacgtcgacgtcgttgtcgtcgtcatcgtaGGGCGTTGATGACAACGTCAAAAGTCGAACGTCGAATTCCAGAGTTTtgtgttctctttttttgttcaatattATTGTGTACTCGATAAAGTTGCGCAAGTTGGCGCAATACGAAGTGCAAGCCCAAGTGCAAGCTCTCAATTGAGCTCATCTTAATTAGACACTAAAGAATTCAAGATTTGTGCACAACAAAGTGAAAACTTCAAGAAAACGGCTTTATAAAGCacgtttataatttttaaaaaaggaatattaaataagaaatatatcaaTGTGAAAACTTCAAGAAAGAACAACATAAAACAAGCATTACAGCTATGTATagtcgagagtgctcgactgtaaattaatataccgcaacaatactaaaaatataccaaatgtcatatttggtatattgatacagttttatattaaaaatataccgtagagtacaaaatatatcagattagtctaaaaatataccaaattcatataccgtaaaatattaaaatatactaaaagttatatttggtatactgttACAGTagcacattcaaaatataccatggagtacaaaatataccaaattcatttCACATTGCAAAGAACtgaaatattaagtatacgtaacAATATTGTTTGCAAAAATTGAATCACATTAATGCATTGATCATACAAAATCTAAATTCTAATGATCGCAAATATGATTTGATATTGCATGTGAAGAAacgaaatatataatgaatatatgaatataaaaaaaggaattgCTTTGCTCATTAATTAAGAGATTCAATGAAATGCAACTgtccataaaaataaagagtCTTGAGTAACATATATTCCCTCTCATTTCATTGCTGTTAGCAAAgatgaaataataattcaatacaCGAAATCGATACAGACGAAAGTGCATCAAAGAAGCAAAGTCGAACTTCGAGAATTGCTAAAATACCATGAATGAAAGGGTAAAGAAATGTGCCAGGAATTGACATATTAAGTTCAGAGACAGAAGGCCTTCCGCTTTCCTCTAAACCAAACCAAACATGGAATGTTAAcgtacactgaaaaaaaacgtgctaaatcaaaaataaaatgttcaatCAAGATTGTTTGATGTCAATATTGAACCAAGAAGGTTTATTATTGAatcaatattgaaattctacaaaaaatcaaaattgccaaatcttgaaaatttgttgaatcAAGATTATAATCCTAAAATAAGATGTTTTAATCTCAAActgcaaattttgtataaaaatcttgatttaagatttttcaaACCTTAAAACCTTACTTCATGATTGTATTCTTTAAGATCGAAACAAAAATctcaaatcaaaatttatcAATCTAGATTTtatctctctgtgtatgtcattaaatttgtgtatacttctctttcttctctttctATATCTCGCTGTCTCTTTCCATTTCTCACTCGCTCGCTGTAGTTGCGGTAAATTGCGCATCGATAAATGCAATCACGGGGAGCGCATCAATCCCACGAAACCGTTCCCGGAATGCTGCCAGCTAAGATACAAGTGCAAGCAGGACAACGGAATTCCCTACTACATCGAGAGAGACGCCGCCGAGGGAGcgtagaagaagaagctggAAGATGGAAGCTAGAGAGAAACACTCGAAAAGAGATGCCAGTTGGATTAAGCGTCCACAGTCtatgcttatttattttttacattttcattttgtaaacTCTTTAATTcgttttctcgttttttttatcatttttaataacaacCATTTAATACTCTGTCTCCAGAGTGGTTAAcacaattgtttttgttttaaagcaATCAAATAACTAAGCCGGTAAAGTGCAATTAGCTATTCCTCATTATCTAACAGATTTCTGCATCTTCTTTGGCTGCATCGTCTTTGTAGATATTTTGAGATATCAATTTATTAtcaactttaaatttttgcagctaatacaaaactatttaaagtAGCAGATGAATGTATCTTGCACATAAATGCGCCTCTTTCTCTAGGCATTAGAGATAGTTGGTATTATATAACGCAGATAAAAGACCTTCAGAGATTGTAGTTTACATCTGTAGTAGTAAATTCTGAATTCCCTTAAGCAACTACACAATAACTTCATCTTCTTTTCACTCTTAGACGCTGAATTGTAACACATATCGCAGATACTTTCAAATGTCATTCTTTAAATCTCTATGTATAAAAGTATCTTGCAATAGAAGATTGCTAATATATTCATTCTACATTAACTAGATGTACTTCTTCTTTTATCTACTTTCTCTTTTAGACACTCAATTACAATATAGATACTTTCAAATATTGCAGTTGTTCAAAATGATATCTTTTTATATTCAGATTGAAACGCATTTTTGTCTAGGATTTGCAGATATGTTTTAgcttgcttaaatatttaggtGGTCTTACAATAATGAGAAATAACTATACAATATCTACTTCTTGTTTACTCTGTTGGATACAATTGTatcaaatacttttaaatacataaaagtaTCTTGCAGATTGTCTAGATTGTCTTTAAATTCAtcttacaatattattaactACTTTACAATATCTACTTCTTTTAGATGCTTCTACTTCTGCTTTTATCTACTTCCTGTTGTAGATACTCAATTACAAAATAGATACTTTCAAATATCACAGTTGTTCAAAAAGATATTCTCTTCTTTATAAAAGTATCTTTCAGTAAAAGATTGCTAACAATAACTCAAAATAACTAGCCACTTGCTCGCCATTATAgatactctctctctctctctctgttttgtATAACAGATACTTTTGAATGTTCTTTatctcttttatatattttccacACAATATTTAGCTGCagttgctctcgctctcgcttttGCCAGCTGGCAAAGAAGTTGCTTAATTACGGGACGAAGCCCGCTCATAAACAGCAATTAACGCGCCCCGCACAAGTGCCCCATTGGAAGTGGCACGTCTCCCCACGTGGagtgcagctgcaactgcaactgcgaaGCAGCAGttgaaacgaaaaaaaaaaataatattgtacgaaaagaaaaaactacaTACTCGCGTGTATAAAGCTCACCTTTTGTCGCAAAACGTTAATTAGTGCGAAATAATGAACGAGCTT
It encodes the following:
- the LOC132796351 gene encoding uncharacterized protein LOC132796351 yields the protein MAKLVTYIFIVSSLILWYLLLFGGSRAGVSFVLGGVDATNGHGSQLEGRDFHHHGGSHHIRRNINHCWRRYDGYNLQNTIVNKKEQLKKPYGILCNFKCTWFFTINFPTCEYIHDYKLSCVLFTSLPDCTNVKCTLLNYFS
- the LOC132796880 gene encoding uncharacterized protein LOC132796880, which produces MLLKERLGSKSTVSLIFASFSLCLLLHMTEVSGYRALIPVDPANPGKCVYRSEVLQLGVNNGIPPCQRLTCHEDGSILIEGCGKLRIDKCNHGERINPTKPFPECCQLRYKCKQDNGIPYYIERDAAEGA